One window of the Primulina eburnea isolate SZY01 chromosome 18, ASM2296580v1, whole genome shotgun sequence genome contains the following:
- the LOC140819718 gene encoding BTB/POZ domain-containing protein At1g67900-like — protein sequence MKFMKLGSRPDTFYATESVRSVSSEVSSDLIIQVKGSRYLLHKFPLLSKSLRLQSLCLESPEASQIQIVQIPDFPAGLEAFEVCVKFCYGITITLSAYNLVSVRCAAEYLQMTEDVEKGNLIYKIEVFFNSCILHGWRDSIVTLQTTKASPLLSEDLGITVRCVESIASKVLTNPTKVNLSHSYSRKERDNLSCNGSEFHMNKSVGSSTKGWWGEDLAELGIDLYWRTMIVVKAGGKVPSNLIGDALRIYASRWLPDLPKFTDMEKDAESDRGLDSNGEKSLKPRLLLESVVSLLPAEKGAASCSFLLKLLKAGNILKASSTIKMELVRKVGIQLDEATLGDLLIPSLSSKNGLVYDVDIVLNILEQFTLRGQSPPISPSRIKKDFERRRSRSAENLDIEFQESRRSSSASHSSKLKVGKLVDKYLQEIAREKNLPLSKFIAIAEAIPEFSRLKHDELYKAIDIYLKVHPELNKSERKSLCRILDCKRLSLEAGMHAAQNEMLPLRVVVQVLFFEQARTAQNGGQMAELPSEIKALLAAHKNPLKHAASFSTNMTAEDQLSVSRHKSPHSNVSTQKMKPVEENNSDPKFPDGVEKSTKLNSLSMVPDRPKRMFSKLWSISRSASEKN from the exons ATGAAGTTTATGAAGCTTGGATCTCGCCCCGACACTTTCTATGCCACAGAGTCTGTTAG GTCTGTATCATCTGAGGTTTCAAGTGATCTTATCATCCAAGTCAAGGGAAGCAGATACTTACTCCATAAG TTTCCGCTTTTGTCGAAGAGTCTGAGGTTGCAGAGCTTGTGCTTAGAAAGCCCTGAAGCTTCCCAGATCCAGATAGTCCAAATCCCTGATTTCCCAGCAGGACTGGAGGCATTTGAAGTCTGTGTAAAGTTCTGCTATGGCATAACAATCACTCTCAGTGCTTATAACCTTGTATCTGTCCGATGTGCGGCCGAGTATCTTCAAATGACAGAAGATGTTGAAAAGGGTAATTTGATATACAAGATTGAAGTGTTCTTCAATTCTTGTATCCTCCATGGTTGGAGGGACTCAATTGTAACTTTGCAAACTACCAAAGCCTCCCCTTTGTTATCAGAGGATCTTGGGATTACTGTTAGATGTGTTGAATCAATTGCCTCTAAAGTCTTAACCAATCCCACAAAGGTGAACTTATCACACAGTTATTCAAGAAAGGAGAGGGACAATCTGTCGTGTAATGGATCCGAGTTTCATATGAATAAGTCTGTGGGTAGTAGTACTAAAGGATGGTGGGGGGAAGATTTGGCGGAATTGGGGATCGATCTTTATTGGAGAACAATGATTGTCGTTAAAGCTGGTGGGAAGGTTCCTTCGAATCTTATTGGTGATGCGTTGCGAATTTATGCATCACGATGGCTACCTGATTTGCCCAAATTCACAGATATGGAAAAGGATGCCGAATCAGATCGTGGGTTGGATTCGAATGGAGAGAAAAGTTTGAAACCTAGGCTGCTCTTAGAATCAGTAGTTAGCTTACTACCAGCTGAGAAAGGTGCGGCGTCTTGCAGCTTTTTGTTGAAATTATTGAAGGCTGGTAATATTTTGAAAGCTTCTTCCACTATAAAAATGGAACTTGTAAGAAAGGTCGGTATTCAGTTGGATGAAGCAACACTTGGTGATTTGTTAATACCTAGTTTATCATCCAAAAATGGCCTGGTATATGATGTGGATATAGTTTTGAACATATTAGAGCAGTTCACGTTAAGAGGGCAGAGTCCCCCAATAAGCCCTTCGAGAATCAAGAAAGATTTTGAAAGACGGAGGTCTCGATCTGCTGAGAACCTCGATATCGAGTTTCAAGAAAGTAGGCGATCATCTTCTGCCTCACACAGCTCAAAACTTAAGGTGGGAAAGCTTGTGGATAAGTATCTTCAAGAAATCGCCCGTGAAAAGAATTTGCCTTTGTCGAAGTTCATTGCCATTGCGGAAGCTATTCCAGAATTCTCCAGGCTTAAACATGATGAACTGTACAAAGCCATTGACATTTACTTAAAG GTACATCCCGAACTCAATAAGAGCGAACGGAAGAGCTTATGCCGTATATTGGACTGCAAAAGGCTATCACTGGAAGCTGGTATGCATGCTGCACAAAATGAAATGCTCCCATTAAGAGTTGTAGTGCAAGTTCTCTTCTTCGAGCAAGCTCGAACAGCGCAGAATGGTGGCCAAATGGCTGAGTTGCCGAGCGAAATCAAGGCCTTATTAGCAGCACACAAGAACCCTTTAAAGCACGCTGCTTCTTTTAGCACCAACATGACAGCAGAAGATCAGTTGAGTGTATCACGCCATAAATCGCCACACTCGAATGTTTCTACTCAGAAAATGAAACCGGTAGAAGAGAACAACTCAGATCCTAAGTTCCCAGATGGAGTCGAAAAATCTACGAAACTCAACTCCTTAAGCATGGTTCCAGATAGGCCAAAAAGAATGTTCAGCAAGTTGTGGTCAATCAGCAGAAGTGCAAGTGAAAAGAACTGA